AGCCTGCTTCTCCATCATCTTGTGCGCCTGAACCGATACACCCTTCCCGCCTCCCAGACACAACATGGCCTCTGCGTGTCCGGTCAGCGCGTCCGCGATGTTTCCTCCGGTGTAGAGGTCATCCTCGATGAAGATCGTCTTGACGAGCCGCAGTGCCGACAACCGCGAGAGCAGCGCGCGGCGCGGCTCGGACAGCCTGTTCAGGATCTTGTGTCCAATCACCACCACCGCCCTGAGCCCGGACGCAGCGGTCCCAGAGGGCTGCGTGCCCTGCGCCTCAAGCGCCTCGAGCACTTCGAGGCTCTGCCAGTCGAACGTCAGCGGGAGCCGCTCGCCGCCTTCCGTGGTCGGCTCCTCGTTGGCGAAAACCACCAGGTTTCCTCCCGCGGACAGGATCTCCCCGGCCAGCTGCCGCACGAAGGCATGGGCCACGCCCAGCATGTCCACGGAACAGGAACGATTCGCACTGCCCGAGATGAGGATGGACCGGCTCTTCAAGCCCGAGGACGAAGACATGCGATCCTCTTGCGCTCACGCGGCGGTGCCGTGTGGCGCGGCAAGAGAGCGTGAGCCGGAGAGCCGGAAGCTCGCCACACCGTAGCGGGAGCGGAGCGGGGAGAACTCCACCTCCGTGTCGCGCACACCATCCGGAGCGAAGAGCCAATGGTTCTCCTCGTCCTGGCGGCCAGTGATGACGTCGAGCACCATGCGGGCGATGAAGTTGGCCGCCGCGTGGATGTTGCCCGCCGAGCCCGGGAGCACCGTCTCCGCGCACTCCCGCGGAGGCACGGCGAGACCCGAGGAGCGCGGCAGGGGCGGAATGGAGGACTGGGGCTCCCTCGACAGCTGGAGCAGCGTCGGGTCCTTGCCACTCAGCACCCGGAAGAGCCGCAGCACCTGCCCATCCATCTCCATCCAGGCATGGAGGCAGTGCTGCTGATGGTGGGTGGCGAGCTCTCCGAGCACGTGCTCACTGGCTTCATCCCCCGTGAGTCCCACCGCCACGAACGGCACGTCCGGCCCCTGCGGAGTCCAGCCCAGTCTCGGGAGCTGCTCGTCGATCCAGTTCTCGAGCACCTGGACCTTGGCGGAGGGGTTGATGCGCTGGATGTCCTGTTGGACGGCCACCACCTTCGGGCGGCCCGCGTCGGCCAGGTTCGCGCGGTGGCGAGCGACATTGCCCGGCATCAGGAGATCCGCATCCACGAGCAGGAAGTTCCCGACTCCCTCCTGGGCCAGCAGATGCGCCACCTCGGAGCCCAACGCTCCCAGGCCCACGAGGAACACCTGCGCCGAGGAGATGCGTTGATGGACGGCCTCCTGCCTGCCGCTCCGGCGCCGCGCATCCAGGGTCTGGTCATCCAGCACGATTCCACTCCATGACTTCGGCGTTTCGAACACCTGCTGCAACTCCCGAAGGGTGTCCATGAGGGAGTCCATCACGAGCGCGCGGAGCTCCTCCAGGCTGGCATTGGGTCCCAGGTCCTGGAGGGTCCGGACAGGCTCCGGCTTGAGGCTGGGATCGAACACATCCACGAGCCAGGTGGTATCGCTCTCCCCGGCGAAATCCCAGCCAAAGGCCATCAGGAACCGGCGTTGCTTCTTGCTGGACTTCTCGGAGAGCTGTTTCGACAGATGCAGGAACTGCTTCCAAAGCCGCTCGTCCTTGAAGAACCGCTCCCGCCTCGACCGCCGCTCCACGCCGACCTCCGGCCGGAGCCAGATGCCCTGGAGTTCCTCCCGTTCCCCCGCGACCAGGTTCCCGGCCTCTGCCCAGTGCCGCCACTGGCCCTTGATGCCAGGGCGCCACTCCTTCACGGCGCTCAGCCCCTCGTTGCTGGAGACGAGCGCACGGAACTGCCCCACCCGCTCGAACGCTCCCCGCCTCCAGGCGGGTGGCAACCCCATCAGGCGCATGGGTGGCAGGTTCACCCTGTGCCCCGCTCCGGGCCGCCCGAGCGCCACGACATGCCACAGCGCGGGCTCGATCGCCCAACGCCCCTGGACATAGCCCTCGAACCAGCCGGCCGCGCGCTTCAGCCAGAAGCCCATGTCGGGGACCCCGGTGTACCCGGCCGACAGGGCCTCTGGCTTCAGCAGGCACATGGAGCGATCCCGGAGTTGGTGGTACATGGACCAGCAGCCCACCGGCTCGATGGCCGGCGCCATGTAGGGCGTGCCTGGCCCCCACCGGATGATGACCTCCCAGGCTCTGCCAGCCGCCTGGAGGTGGCCCTTCCATCGAGCACGGTGCAGCGCATGCTCGTAGTCGAAGCGCCCCGCTGGATCCTCGGCCTGTAGGAAGAGTTGTTGATGCTCCCACCACCCCGCCCACCGCTCCCACCAGGGAGGACAGACGCGACTCTCAGGCAAGCGTCCTCCCTCCCAGGTTGGTGTCGACCCGAGGAGGCTGCCGCTCCAGAGGGAAGACCTCCGACCACTGCTCCGCCTCCACCCACTTCACCGCGCGCTGGGCCGCATCGGTGAGCCGCTGCCGGGTGGGCTCATCCAGGTCCTCGAGCAGGTCGTTGCCCGGCCGTGCGGGATCCAGCAGCACCCGGCCGTTCAGCAACCATCCCTGGCCCAGTTCGTCGAGCACCTGCCGGAAGCACCAGAAGAGCCCCTTGTCCTTATGGG
The sequence above is drawn from the Archangium gephyra genome and encodes:
- a CDS encoding HesA/MoeB/ThiF family protein; the protein is MPESRVCPPWWERWAGWWEHQQLFLQAEDPAGRFDYEHALHRARWKGHLQAAGRAWEVIIRWGPGTPYMAPAIEPVGCWSMYHQLRDRSMCLLKPEALSAGYTGVPDMGFWLKRAAGWFEGYVQGRWAIEPALWHVVALGRPGAGHRVNLPPMRLMGLPPAWRRGAFERVGQFRALVSSNEGLSAVKEWRPGIKGQWRHWAEAGNLVAGEREELQGIWLRPEVGVERRSRRERFFKDERLWKQFLHLSKQLSEKSSKKQRRFLMAFGWDFAGESDTTWLVDVFDPSLKPEPVRTLQDLGPNASLEELRALVMDSLMDTLRELQQVFETPKSWSGIVLDDQTLDARRRSGRQEAVHQRISSAQVFLVGLGALGSEVAHLLAQEGVGNFLLVDADLLMPGNVARHRANLADAGRPKVVAVQQDIQRINPSAKVQVLENWIDEQLPRLGWTPQGPDVPFVAVGLTGDEASEHVLGELATHHQQHCLHAWMEMDGQVLRLFRVLSGKDPTLLQLSREPQSSIPPLPRSSGLAVPPRECAETVLPGSAGNIHAAANFIARMVLDVITGRQDEENHWLFAPDGVRDTEVEFSPLRSRYGVASFRLSGSRSLAAPHGTAA